GAGAAGATTATGgaggtagagagagaaagaaaagatgAAATGAATAATGGTACCATTTCAAGATTATCGTCTCTCTTTGCTACTCAACATCGTGATTTTCTCCTCTCTTCTAATGATACTCAGGTTTGGACTTATTTCATCGTctcatttattttaatttgttttgaaaTTGTTTCTCGTAAACCTTAAATTGGTAGTTTATTTAAGACACTAACTCGTAGTTGGGCTTCCGTTTTTTCTCTAGAGGTGCAATCAATTGTGTTTTTTTGAGAAAAAACAAGTCGTTCATTATGTGATTTAGGGTTTAAGTAGCCTGATTATCAGATTAACAATGATCGTTTAATTATAAATATGGAGTAAAAAAATTAGATGGAATTTACAAGTAATCGGTTTTCTTTCTTGATTCATCTCTAAACATCCAATCAAGAAACTGCTGGAGATGTGGTTTTGATATGCCGATAATAATATCGTTTCTTTCTTTCAAAATTTAATTCCGTTTTACTGAAATTCATTTggttttataattatttatatatatactcaGTACCCTGTTCTTGATTATTAGTCCTTTTTGAAATCTTGACACTATTTACAATGGAAGAAAATCTTCCAACTtttttccaatacgtatttcaaaacatatttaCGTGAGATCTTGTTTTATTTGTCTCCATGTGTAGGTTATCAATGTCaaacttttatatttatttaatgtacaatattgagttgaaacggactaaaaaatcaaaaggggattaatatttaagaacggagggagtatattattttgatttaaagaaaataataaaaggaTAGAAGAAGTTCAACTCCAATCTTAAAAATGACCTGCTCGTAACAAATAAAAATATACGAGTTGGTAGCAAATCGTTGGTACATAAATACTTAAGATACAATCAAAATATTGTAGGTCTGTGAGCATGTAGCTTAAGACAAAGTTGAaacaaaagtaaaataaataaaaattataataaataaaatattatagagAGCCCATCGATGAAAAACTTTATAGCCTATAAACATTATATCTTTTGTTGTGGTAGATTTTAGCCCATTTTGTTGCTAATCATTAGAGTTGCTCTTAGCGTCTTAGAATAATTGGTCAACTACAATGGTTAGTTACAAGGTGGTGTAGTTAAATATGCCACATCAAATTTCTAGTTATAATTCTTTTAAGCTAAAAGTTTTTTATTGGTGGACTATTATACATTCTAGCTCcaaatgatattttattttatatacaaTATTCAGTTATTCCACTTTTTCTATTTTGATAGCTGGTTACGTAATTTCTTTATTATCGGTTGACTACGTGCAACGTGCTTGTATATTTTAACTCTTTGCAAGCAAgtcaatttttaaaattattagagtTGCTCTCACAGCTTAACCTTACGTAACCGTCATACCGTCTCTAAAAAGTTGGTAGGAAATGGTTGACAAATGACATGTGTGAAAATATATGATGTGAGAGTTAAATAAACGGTtttacaaaaaattataatatacaAATAACTTTTGTTTAGAGGGAAAGATAACACGAACAAAtaatatttttcaaaaatttaTTGAAAGAATTTGGTGTATGTTTTTTTAATCACATTTGAACTAATTCAGGGTGATGGGATATTTTAGGCTATATTCTGAATTTATCTGCTCATTTAATCATTTGCTTTCTGAATGAGAGAAGAACAAAAAACTTAACCATAACCTGTTAAGTCAACATTTGAGCTAATAATTTACTTATTTTGGGATTTAAAGTTGTGACTTATCGTAATCTTAATCATTAATCTAAGACTTCGTTGGTCTAATATTTCAGCTTATATATATTTTGGTTAAAGCTTAAAATTTTGCATTCTGAAATcttaaaccaatattttatACATATCCGGATATACCATACCAATCATAGTGGTGAATGTGAAAGATTACAGTTGTAGGAATGTTATTTAAGGTGTTATTGAATCGAATTGCTAAGATTATAGTAATACGTAACGCCTCAAGAAGACAGGTGGACAATGTCAAAACAATTTCATACTTTAAGTGACAATAACCATATCCCAACTATTCCTCTTCTTTTCACTTTATTATATTCTCCCTTACTTTAAATATCAAACAACCAAAGCTATTACTCCGTATACGAAATGTATATTTGGGTTTAATAATGTACTGGTTTCACGTTAAAAAGTACTCccaccgtcccttaatactcgcaccgttttgactaaatacgcttgtcaatgcacaactttgaccaccaatatcttttaacttatattataaaacttataaaaatattaatatttcgaaaatatatattaagatgaaaaatatatattttgaaaTCGTATTATCAAGTTATAATTTaaatactaacatttgttttcatatacaagaaataaaataggattaaagtgaattatgtaaatagtgcaaaaagtcaaaatggtgTAAGAAttaaggaacagagggagtattttatATTGCATCAATGGTTTATGAACAAATACTTAGAAATGTTAATTGCCGGGTTAAATGCGAGATCCGTCCCGCATCAACCCCAATTAGGTAAGAAGGACGAAGGTCTTGTGAAAGATAGGGTGGAGATGCAGACAAAAATAATACCTGACATGAGTGGTGGGGTGCGTATGGAACTTAAGGTGTACCCGCCCCACCCCGCCCGTCTCGAAATATACtccatataaaatattttacttAATACTCTAATTTTAGGTAATGGCTTTGTAAAATTAATAtcataaatattaaatttagtaaatcagaaaaaaaaacagattaaattatattttgcgGTTATTTTGTAGTATTTAAATTATAACTTGGTAATACGATGACAAATTAATTAGGGTAGATAGTTTTCTTGCTTGTATTTCACAATGACGTATGTTTATATATACAGCTTCTAAGGTAGGGCTTTTAGGTTAACTACAATAAATACCAATACAACCTTCAAGCCCAAAGAATATATATATGTAAGCCCTAATACCTCCCCTCAAGTTGGAGCGTGGAGATCACAAATGCCCAACTTGCTAAGTAAGTAAAGAAACTGACGCTTGCCCAATGTCTTTGTGAAGATGTCGGCCAATTAAATATCGATAGAGACGTGGCTAGGAGTAATGATGCCTTCTTGAATAGCATCTCGAACTTAGTGACAATCGATCTCAATGTCCTTGGTGCGTTCGTGGAAGACAAGATTTTGGGCAATGTGGAGAGCGGACTTACTATCACAAAATAAGGGCATGGCGCGCGAGTGTGCAACGCCAACACTCTGCAGCAATTCCTTAAGCCATTTCAATTCCTATGTAAGGGTCGCCATAGCCCGATATTTGGCCTCTGCAGACAAGCGAGAAACAATATGTTGTTTCTTGGTTTTCCAAGACACAGGAGAGCCACCAAGAAAGACGAGCCAACCCGTTATAGCTCGTCTTATTAATGGGCAACTTGCCCAATCAGAGTTGCACAAACCAGACAATATAAGATCACAATCGGCATGAAGGAGAATACCTTGGCCCGCACACCCCTTCAAGTATCGCACGACTCGAATGGCAGCATCCCAATGTTCCTGGCGCGGTGCTTGCATGAATTGGGCCAGGATATATACCGTGTATGCTAGATCAGGCCGAGTAAAAGACAAATAGATTAGGCGGCCGACTAGGCGTCTGTATGATTCCGGATCCTCAAGGAGAGCACCAGTTGCAAGAGCAAGATTGTGATTCTGTTCAATTGGAAATCCCATAGGTTTTGAACCTAAGAGTCTTGCTTCGGCGATAATATCAAGAGTATACTTTCGTTGACACAGAAAGATCCCCTCCGAGCTACGGGCCACCTCAATGATAAGAAAGTATTTCAGGACGCCCAAGTCTTTCATATGAAAACATTCGCCCAGATAGGCTTTAAAAGAGGCAATAGCGGAAGAATCATTACCAGATATAATTAAGTCATCAACATATACAAGCACATTGAGTTGAGTCATTCCTTAAACAAAGGTGAAGAGTAAGTAGTCCGAGTAAGATTGAAGAAAACCATAGTTCCGCAATGATGCAGCTAACTTAGCAAACCAACATCAAGGTGCTTTTTTTAGGCCATAGAgagatttttttcaaaatacaaaccaTTCCTGGCTTACCCACATTGAATCCCGGGGGCAA
This Spinacia oleracea cultivar Varoflay chromosome 6, BTI_SOV_V1, whole genome shotgun sequence DNA region includes the following protein-coding sequences:
- the LOC110779347 gene encoding uncharacterized mitochondrial protein AtMg00810-like produces the protein MVIVRAFLAIATAKNWELYQMDVHNAFLHGDLVEEVYMKLPPGFNVGMTQLNVLVYVDDLIISGNDSSAIASFKAYLGECFHMKDLGVLKYFLIIEVARSSEGIFLCQRKYTLDIIAEARLLGSKPMGFPIEQNHNLALATGALLEDPESYRRLVGRLIYLSFTRPDLAYTVYILAQFMQAPRQEHWDAAIRVVRYLKGCAGQGILLHADCDLILSGLCNSDWASCPLIRRAITGWLVFLGGSPVSWKTKKQHIVSRLSAEAKYRAMATLT